The genomic stretch TCTCCTCCTAAGAGGCAGGGAGATCAGAAACTCCCACTCAACTGCCTCTTACCCACTGAACACCTTGTAATTACAGAGCTGGTCTAATGATTtccacagcagccaggagcctcctcttcctccagcatcCTCTAAATAGCCACTAAAGCTGCTTTTAGCTACTGCCAAGGAGTTGACGCCTCCGAATGACtttgttatgatttttttataataaaacagTGGCTATAGAATAACAGTGCTTTCGTGTGCTTGTGTTAGAGGAGGAGCAGTCACGTTGTACTTGGCATTTGACCTTTCAAGAAATGCCTTGAACTTCCCTGTCCTGCATGCTTCCAGGGAAGAGGTCAGGTTAGCAGAGAAGCAGAGTGAGACCAGAGGTGCTCAGAGAAGGGCACTGTAAAAACTCGTGAGTGCTCACCTGGAGAAAGCCCCCTAATTAGtgcatttctctgcttcctccgCTAACACCTGGGTGCTTGTTCTTTTCACAGGATAAGAGCCCGTGTCTACTGTGAGAACTGTCTGCTCCCAGAGGTGCGCAGGACCACGGCAGACCTATGGTGGATTTACTCCAAGCCTGtcccagcaaacagcaaagaGCTGTGGACCTTGTTTCTGCAGTGTTCCTGCATTACAGCAGTGATAGGGGGCCTCTTCTACAACTGGATGTTTGCCTCCCTGGAGTACTCCTGGCATCTCTCCATTGCAACGGCCATCTCCTTCAGTCTGCTCCTTCTGCTGACCCTTTTCTTGGTGCACCCTGCCCGTTGTGTCTTCAGTATGATCATGCCTACGTTGGGTACCAAACAGGGCCGGAAACTTCTCTTGTCAACCTGCATCATGATAGTAGCGGTTAATGTAACACCCAACATCATAAGGAATATTAAAACCATACTGCAGGTCATTGAGTGCATCTGCAAGAATTCGTCTGAGAGCCTTTTGAACTCAACTGCTCTGCTACAGACAGCTTCCTGGGAGTTTGGGGATGCAATCCAAGGAACCCTTCATTCAATTAATGTTTATAGGCCTATGAATggacattttcagttttctttgtttaagaACAGCTCCTTGATCTATCAGCAAATGCACCTTGCTGGTGAGAAAATTGGGAGGGACTTTTTGGCTGCTGAGGTACTGGTCAAAGACTCTATAAGAATAGGCAACAAGCTGGTTGCTGGCTTCTCCATGTTCTATCTCTGTTTTGGGTCCACCTGGTATTTGAAAAAATACCTCACCAAACTCCACTTTGACAATTTTTATATCACCAAGGAGCTGGAGCGTTTAGCTGTGGACAGAAATGCAGCTCATCTGCTGGTGGACTCATCCAAAAACCTCATTCGACCAACAGGCCTGAAGTTGTCCCGGGAAGAAGTGATGCTGTGCCTCATGCAAGCCATGCTGCTCACCGTGGCCCTGATGGtgatgctggtggtggtggcaaTGGACCACT from Falco rusticolus isolate bFalRus1 chromosome 10, bFalRus1.pri, whole genome shotgun sequence encodes the following:
- the LOC119155046 gene encoding osteoclast stimulatory transmembrane protein; this translates as MDSFRARLRHLSATGIRARVYCENCLLPEVRRTTADLWWIYSKPVPANSKELWTLFLQCSCITAVIGGLFYNWMFASLEYSWHLSIATAISFSLLLLLTLFLVHPARCVFSMIMPTLGTKQGRKLLLSTCIMIVAVNVTPNIIRNIKTILQVIECICKNSSESLLNSTALLQTASWEFGDAIQGTLHSINVYRPMNGHFQFSLFKNSSLIYQQMHLAGEKIGRDFLAAEVLVKDSIRIGNKLVAGFSMFYLCFGSTWYLKKYLTKLHFDNFYITKELERLAVDRNAAHLLVDSSKNLIRPTGLKLSREEVMLCLMQAMLLTVALMVMLVVVAMDHFAFSMADTVVRKAAQFSVVPVTFSIKYSAKIAILPYHTKLFQHSDEELPHQDFEKSYHHSLIFSSAHCKLTPPMPPNLSVLLVVGLLFCILYATVFLETYAHRLCRKIAASFFQSWEEKRVLYLYKKLCRKHKEEQNCVRN